A segment of the Carya illinoinensis cultivar Pawnee chromosome 1, C.illinoinensisPawnee_v1, whole genome shotgun sequence genome:
gttTTTATTAAACGTTGGAATGGTTATATTAGActgttcaaacgtcaaatcgattagcgGGACACATGTCCcccctaatttaacgttcgaacgttaatatatacgttcgaacgtattctTAAATGTTTGAACGCCAATtgtaaaccgttcaaacgtttaagttatattgttgatccaaagtatttttttgaattaattctttaaatataataatttctaaatgtactatagtttagagccatagtaatataagtatataatatataatcaaacatatattatatagtttagtaacatatatagtataaaatatcatattacatctaatgttatagtcaagtacatatattaacctattatatataacatatatatggtatcatagcatagggttatatgtatcacatgcatatatatataatgtttagtactataatattaatagtagatatttaataatagaatatctactattaatatatatagtgtcatctatactagtatatatatgtgatactagttaatatcacatataatatatatgttatataaatacatgaacatagcttcatgtatatagtagtctatattatattaattatactatataatataacttatactatatactatataatattcaatagtataatatattttaattaaatataatataatatatactatatatataaaaaattatatatataatacatagtgtttaataatatataagtgcattaaatatattgcatttaatatatttaacaattaaaatatattataattgaattaattattatatttaatataattaataccgaatattgcatttaaatattatttattatcatgaaaaccgattaattagggatggaaattaatattcagttaatacgttcgaacggtagtaacttaccgttcgaacggaactggatatataagcccatcccgacgtcattttcacgcatttcctccgttctaagcctccaaaccgtcgatctccgccgttgaacACCGTCTTCGCCGCCTtcaacagtgcccactcgaaACCCCTACCTCTAActaccggtatttttcatttttaaagcattttaccgtttaaatttaggtttttgatagattaattgtttaagttagggtaaaccgatttatacatcaaaataatcggtagatttgcataaatccatgttaggaacgtttatttaggtttctattgcatttattttggtgtaaaatccagggaatcgaaggattccatggatttcaatggccgagtcgactcggcctggaatcccgatcgacacgaagatcgttcgaacgctatgcgtagcgttcgaacgatataacttaacggtcgaacggtttgtctgtaaccgttcgaccgttacagtaaacattcgaacgatataacttaacggtcgaacggtttgtctttaaccgttcgaccgttacggtAAACGTTCGAAAgatataacttaacggtcgaacggtttgtctttaaccgttcgaccgttacagtaaacgttcgaacgtttttggTTTGTctttaaccgttcgaccgttacagtaaatgttcaaacgttttttaataatttattagtattattaatattgatattgagaaatatatttattgttgataatgttgttcagaatatcaaatattattaaattgctgtttgtttcaaactactgtaaatagttctttattgtatttttcttgttaatgttatatatctagtttgtaattataaatttcagattgattataatgtctacttctagaccggcacgtaagcgacgcaatcttggtgagagtagtagtggtccagttcgggagaggacagtttcactggagcgaccagtgaagatttctgatttccagagtcttctctgggagggtcattcattgccctcaatattcagtgatcgtggttggggacctatcttggatgaacgggaggaagcatgggagccagtctcctacattgacattgttgctgagttctatagagaactcggcagtgccagcgcagatgattctggggcctacagtatcactgtccgaggagtacccattgtattttcacgagctggacttgctgagcatctcggtattcctaggctgccagatgcatatccgaatgtggtgcctagagagtctgatccttcagttgaggcggagacagctgagaaggaggcatcagtttatactgatgaggtcgatacccttgctgatcatgaggtgagggatttggttgtcggtccagatgctccaccgtatgacgggacgaagagcattaaacaggcagatttatcttctttctttaagatattaaatttgataattgccaataacattgaccctcggcagcacaagacagaagttggcattgatcggacgaaatttatgatacgggtcgctcgtggcattcctatcgacttggtggggtatatattcgataggattcgatcagaatctcagtacatttcgatggatatactaccattcggagtcctgatcacccgatatctactatgtgctggtgttgtgccagatgttgctgagcATAAACGGGAGctgatgggaccgataaacagcaccaccctctcacgcagcacgggacactcgagactgcattttcgtgcacatgttccagaaccagttgatcctcacggagatgcacagccgggagatcatggagtctcagctgcagctgcagagacatctacacgggccgaggcatcagtccacagtgttactcgtgaggagatggctgacatagtgcgtgcagcgatcagtagacatcagcagtgatcgatgcagtgcgtatggagatccattctgctctgtctgagcttcgtacagagtttgctgccatgtctgcgactcaggtcaccatcagtactcgactgacacaaatagaggaacgtatagctgcagtcgaggaagtgtgcaaagacttggggtcttaattactttatgatcaattttatttatttatttcctgttttttgtatggacaatattttgtgttttgtaaattcagtatttaagttatatgaaatagtattgttttatattttctaaactaattcttaatttagattattcatattatttaattaaccaattttttataattactagttaatctaaatataatttggcaaaaaacttaaaaaattaaaactctgtcaccgttcgaccgattcaaataacgtttgaacggtgaatatgcatcattcgaacggttaatattaaccgttcgaacggtttatctatttccctccaaaatatttttgcctatcgtgccaatattacgttcaaacgggaaaaattaaacgttcgaagggttaatcattaacggtcgaacggttaacttatttgggacaaaaattttcgtccctaagaataccgttcgaacgcgttcgaacggtctggcataaccgtcgtcattttggaacgaaattcaaatttcgttccaaaatcccactttttgggacgatttccaattcgtcccaaagtaatttcgtcccaaaaaatattttttgttgtagtgatactTAGGATATTTCAATTGAGAGGAGTGCTATAgctacaaaagaattatatacGTAATCCtacaaactgacgtgattttatatgatctattagatttactttgcaataaaagttattttataatttaacaaattatataaaattgcgcaagtttataaaattatttttgtgtaaccTCTTTATGATTATAGTATTTTTCTATAGGTTCTAATTAAACACGAGAAGTTGATTGGCAGAAAACATGtcgtaattatatattattcatcAGGGCAGCTTGCCATAAATAGGCGTACAAGTGAACCTAAGATTacaaggaaaacaaaacaatttccTAAACAACATGATCTATATGACATCCCAGAGATGATCACTTATTTCCAAATCAACATTATTCTTATTAGTTCACAccgaagacaaaaaaaaaaaaaaaaaaaaaaacactatagTACTACATATAACAGCAGTAGTCCTTGTCGCCATGTACGCACGCCCTGTAACGACAGATTCATCGCCCGCATGTACGCCGCGTGCAAATGCACCCGCACATGCAGCTCGACGTTATACGTTCCAACGTCTGAcgcataataataattaagttgTAATACCACAAAAGGCTTTGACTGAAATTTCTTGCTGAAATAGACTGGCTTGGGCTTTGGCATAGTCACGATTATTAAACGGTTTGTATTTCAAAGGGTGCTCTTCATCAACCAATTCTTCTGGCACATGTATCGTCCCATCATGGAATGCAAACATCCCGATTGAGTATCTCGTCTCATTTTCAACCAACATTACTCGATGGACGCTTGCTTGAATCCTGTCGTTGCTCCATACCTAGTAATTTTTTCAAGTATATACAAAATTACATTAATCATGCATCGCTCCAATTAAGTTGATGATCTCCTAGCTTGCATGTGCATCAGCCAGTctttaaaagcatatatataatcactatatatatatatatatatgattttgtttaagATCAATTGATAAGAGTTGCTACGTACTTTAACAAATCTAGAACATATACAAGTCAGAAAAGAACGATAGACATGATATAAAAAGAGTTATATAacgtttatatataattaagcatTTAATACTAATCGATCGAGAATTTAATTGAACAATGATAAATATTGTAGTGtccattttatatatctatctcTTTTGATCATCATCTGGCTACGAATTTTGTAAGagcaaccatatatatatatataatatatatatatgtgtatgtatgtatcaaCCCACCTGGAGAGCATCACCTGCCAAGAAGAGAAAGGATGAAGGAGAGGGATCAAAGCCAATCCATTCACCATCATGTGTTTTTATCTCCAGACCCCTCACTCGGTTTTGATGAAGAATGGTGGTTAAGTGCTTGTCCGTATGGCTTTTAATCCCTTCATTGGTCTCCGTCTCATGATGTTCTCTATATTTTATAAGTGAGAGAGTACGAGTTGTTAATTCCAAGTGAGCATCAAAGTTCTTCTCTAATCCATAGCTTTCAAATACCATTCTCGTAACCATTTTATCCAACTCCGCCATCTTCTTCGCGTATGAATTAGCACCCTCCCTAATTACCAACAGATGAtcatataaaacaaattaaacaaatCAAGCAAAAGATTACGTACTATAATTTcgagcaa
Coding sequences within it:
- the LOC122302957 gene encoding probable 2-oxoglutarate-dependent dioxygenase AOP1 — protein: MADVQTLTKIPTIDFSNENLKPGTSSWLSVRKDVCSALEEYGCFVAELGNKFPLELHNTMFATAEELFDFPTETKMKLTSEQVFHGYVANPPVRERMMINNATSPEETQKLTNVFWPNGNDIVREGANSYAKKMAELDKMVTRMVFESYGLEKNFDAHLELTTRTLSLIKYREHHETETNEGIKSHTDKHLTTILHQNRVRGLEIKTHDGEWIGFDPSPSSFLFLAGDALQVWSNDRIQASVHRVMLVENETRYSIGMFAFHDGTIHVPEELVDEEHPLKYKPFNNRDYAKAQASLFQQEISVKAFCGITT